A section of the Triplophysa dalaica isolate WHDGS20190420 chromosome 8, ASM1584641v1, whole genome shotgun sequence genome encodes:
- the ralba gene encoding ras-related protein Ral-B codes for MATNKNKNQSSLTLHKVIMVGSGGVGKSALTLQFMYDEFVEDYEPTKADSYRKKVVLDGEEVQIDILDTAGQEDYAAIRDNYFRSGEGFLLVFPITEHESFTATVEFREQILRVKAEEDKIPLLLVGNKSDLEDRRQVSVDEARGKAEEWGVQYVETSAKTRANVDKVFFDLMREVRSKKMSENKDKNGKGKNKKNKKSFKERCCLL; via the exons ATGGCAACCAATAAGAATAAGAATCAGAGCTCGCTGACCCTGCACAAGGTCATCATGGTGGGCAGTGGAGGTGTAGGAAAGTCTGCACTCACACTTCAGTTTATGTATGATGAG TTTGTTGAAGATTATGAGCCCACAAAGGCTGACAGCTACAGGAAGAAAGTGGTGTTGGACGGAGAGGAGGTGCAGATTGACATTCTGGATACGGCCGGGCAGGAAGACTATGCGGCTATCCGAGACAATTATTTCCGTAGCGGCGAGGGTTTCCTGTTGGTGTTCCCCATAACAGAGCACGAGTCTTTCACGGCCACTGTCGAATTCAG ggaACAGATTCTGCGGGTTAAAGCGGAGGAAGATAAGATTCCACTGCTTTTGGTTGGAAATAAATCGGACCTTGAGGATCGGAGACAGGTTTCGGTGGATGAGGCCAGAGGAAAAGCTGAGGAGTGGGGTGTGCAGTATGTAGAGACTTCGGCTAAAACACGAGCCAATGTGGACAAG GTGTTTTTTGATCTAATGAGGGAGGTTCGGTCTAAAAAGATGTCAGAAAATAAGGACAAAAATGGGAAGGGAAAGAACAAGAAGAACAAGAAGAGTTTCAAAGAGCGATGCTGTTTACTTTGA